One genomic window of Candidatus Nanohalobium constans includes the following:
- a CDS encoding cation-translocating P-type ATPase, which translates to MSWHSDTKEEVFSNLDTTEDGLSSDETEDRLKEYGENRIEDNDSTSMLDIFISQFQDNLIYLLMAAGLLTVLVGFLPGHEANLTETAIIFAILFANGIFGFIQDYRAEKSIEALKEMSTPNTTVLRDGKKLELDSTKVVPGDIVFLEQGDAVPADGRILEAESLSTDESALTGESQNISKSPGTVEEDSPIAERTNMAFKNTHVVKGRGKMIVTDTGMDTEVGNIAEEIEEAEQGQTPFQEEVDALGKRIGYLVVGIVAVVALIQAFLTGAGPMTVLLLAIGLSVAAIPESLPAIVTLTLSLGSKKLLKKDALVRRLPVVEALGSVDHIVTDKTGTLTEGTMTVEKLYFQEEEFDVTGKGTSKEGIFMRDGHETDSEYLKPLLECGMICNNAEEAEADPDLDFRGEPTEVALLVSAMKAGLENDKERKRAIPFSSDRKRMTVVTEDDNAYMKGAPETVLDRCNRILIDGEEKELTEEKKQELLDKNDRFAKDALRVLGFARKEVSEPEADEEEIESDMVFLGLQGMIDPAREEVEGAVEDCRTAGIGVVMATGDNIETAKAIGKELGFDPEGALTGQEIEEMSEEELEDKVTEVEIFARVSPEHKVKISKALQNQGYNVAMTGDGVNDAPALKNSDVGIAMGQRGTDVAKKSSDMVLQDDNFVTIRDAISEGRHIFDNIRKVTNQLLSTNSGEVMFVFLGTLIGGFLFPEQFNTSESVVLTAVMILWVNFASDGPPAIALGEDPKVKGIMERPPRGRDEPIIDKKILSMIAFTGPVAALICLPLFFMNIGNFVMAQTMLFMALAFFELLMFPIIRRDYGLNLSDNKYLVAMIGLSIASHLAVLYTPLADLFNVVPLTLQQWGYIAASLGVFVIVEVLFRRMLSRKYGDRIGDFKEFHG; encoded by the coding sequence ATGAGCTGGCACAGCGATACTAAGGAAGAAGTCTTCTCCAATCTTGATACAACTGAAGACGGATTAAGTTCTGACGAAACTGAAGACCGCCTGAAGGAATACGGAGAGAACAGGATAGAAGACAATGACTCTACTTCGATGCTGGATATCTTCATCAGCCAGTTTCAGGACAACCTGATCTATCTTTTGATGGCAGCAGGACTTCTAACAGTTCTCGTAGGTTTTCTACCAGGACATGAAGCCAATCTGACCGAGACAGCTATAATTTTTGCCATACTTTTCGCCAACGGCATATTTGGTTTTATACAGGATTACAGAGCTGAAAAGTCGATCGAAGCATTAAAAGAGATGTCAACACCCAATACAACAGTACTGAGAGACGGTAAAAAACTTGAACTCGATTCCACCAAGGTCGTTCCCGGCGATATTGTTTTCCTTGAGCAAGGCGATGCTGTACCAGCAGATGGGAGAATCCTAGAAGCAGAATCCCTTAGCACAGACGAATCAGCATTGACAGGTGAAAGCCAGAACATCAGTAAGTCACCTGGAACGGTTGAAGAAGACTCTCCTATCGCAGAGAGAACAAACATGGCGTTCAAAAACACTCATGTAGTGAAAGGAAGAGGAAAAATGATTGTAACCGATACAGGAATGGATACAGAAGTAGGAAACATCGCCGAAGAAATAGAAGAGGCAGAGCAAGGTCAGACGCCTTTCCAAGAAGAAGTAGATGCACTGGGGAAGAGAATAGGTTACCTTGTAGTCGGAATTGTGGCTGTCGTTGCACTTATACAGGCATTCCTGACTGGAGCAGGACCAATGACAGTACTACTTCTCGCAATCGGTCTTTCGGTCGCAGCAATACCCGAATCACTTCCAGCCATCGTAACACTGACACTATCCCTAGGATCCAAAAAACTGTTGAAGAAAGATGCACTAGTTCGAAGACTGCCGGTTGTCGAGGCACTAGGATCAGTAGACCACATCGTAACCGACAAGACAGGAACATTGACGGAGGGAACAATGACAGTAGAGAAACTTTACTTCCAAGAAGAGGAGTTCGATGTAACAGGAAAAGGAACCAGTAAAGAAGGTATATTCATGAGAGACGGCCACGAAACAGATTCAGAGTATCTGAAGCCGCTGCTTGAATGTGGAATGATCTGCAACAATGCAGAGGAAGCTGAGGCAGATCCGGATCTCGACTTTAGAGGAGAGCCAACCGAAGTCGCACTACTTGTATCAGCGATGAAGGCAGGACTGGAAAACGATAAGGAAAGAAAAAGAGCCATACCGTTCTCCTCAGACAGAAAACGGATGACAGTCGTCACGGAGGACGACAACGCCTACATGAAAGGCGCTCCAGAAACAGTACTAGATAGATGCAACAGAATACTGATCGACGGAGAAGAGAAAGAGCTTACAGAGGAGAAAAAGCAGGAACTACTTGATAAGAACGACCGGTTCGCCAAAGATGCATTGAGAGTTCTGGGATTCGCACGGAAGGAAGTAAGTGAACCCGAAGCAGATGAAGAAGAGATTGAATCCGACATGGTATTCCTTGGCCTACAAGGGATGATCGACCCAGCCCGTGAGGAAGTCGAAGGCGCTGTCGAGGACTGTAGAACCGCTGGTATCGGAGTAGTCATGGCGACAGGAGACAACATCGAGACTGCCAAGGCGATCGGAAAAGAGCTTGGTTTCGATCCTGAAGGAGCTCTGACCGGCCAGGAAATAGAGGAGATGAGTGAAGAAGAACTTGAAGATAAAGTTACAGAGGTGGAAATCTTCGCCCGTGTCTCCCCCGAACACAAGGTCAAGATCTCAAAGGCTCTTCAGAACCAGGGCTACAATGTCGCGATGACCGGTGACGGAGTAAACGATGCCCCAGCTTTGAAGAACTCGGATGTCGGTATTGCGATGGGTCAGAGAGGTACAGATGTCGCGAAGAAGTCAAGTGACATGGTTTTGCAGGACGATAACTTTGTTACGATTAGAGACGCTATTTCTGAGGGTCGTCACATCTTTGACAATATCAGGAAGGTTACTAACCAGCTTCTATCCACCAACTCAGGAGAGGTAATGTTTGTGTTCCTTGGCACTCTTATCGGTGGATTCCTGTTCCCTGAACAGTTCAATACTTCCGAGTCAGTTGTTCTGACAGCCGTAATGATTCTCTGGGTTAACTTCGCCAGCGATGGTCCGCCAGCGATTGCCCTGGGCGAGGACCCGAAGGTCAAAGGTATAATGGAGCGCCCGCCGAGAGGCAGGGACGAACCTATCATAGACAAGAAAATCCTGTCAATGATAGCCTTCACAGGACCGGTTGCAGCCCTAATCTGTCTGCCACTGTTCTTCATGAACATCGGAAACTTTGTCATGGCGCAGACGATGCTGTTCATGGCACTGGCATTCTTCGAACTACTGATGTTCCCAATCATCCGAAGAGACTACGGTCTCAACCTCAGCGACAACAAGTACCTAGTAGCAATGATAGGACTCTCAATCGCCAGTCACCTAGCCGTACTCTACACACCACTAGCCGACCTATTCAATGTGGTGCCGCTCACACTACAGCAGTGGGGATACATAGCAGCAAGCCTAGGAGTATTCGTAATAGTAGAAGTACTATTCAGAAGAATGCTCTCCAGAAAATACGGCGACCGGATAGGCGACTTCAAAGAATTCCACGGATAA
- a CDS encoding NUDIX domain-containing protein: MESDEVAAAIVYNPELEKFLLVKRAENRERFPNHWEFPSGFIKEGETVENAALRELEEETGLKGEIVRSGESFPIEIPKVHVHPVLVRTDSEDIELSREHTNFRWVERSDLEVLKTVPKLKQDLENVGVK; this comes from the coding sequence ATGGAATCGGATGAAGTCGCTGCAGCCATAGTATACAACCCGGAACTAGAGAAGTTTCTACTAGTCAAAAGGGCTGAGAATCGGGAAAGATTTCCAAATCACTGGGAGTTCCCATCCGGCTTCATCAAGGAAGGAGAAACCGTGGAAAACGCAGCACTCAGAGAACTTGAAGAAGAAACCGGTTTGAAAGGAGAGATAGTTCGAAGCGGCGAAAGCTTCCCTATAGAGATTCCCAAAGTACATGTACACCCAGTCCTAGTTAGAACAGATAGTGAGGATATAGAATTGTCTAGAGAACATACAAATTTTCGATGGGTTGAGAGAAGCGATTTAGAAGTTCTGAAAACAGTACCTAAACTGAAGCAGGATTTAGAGAATGTAGGAGTTAAGTAA
- a CDS encoding MBL fold metallo-hydrolase: MKLEILGNVQDGGVPHLGCNCSVCDAAREDRDKIKYGHSVLLKENDNDDSIQYLIGASADIRFQTTGKIFDGIFLVDNHFTHLVGLLYLGEFSLEAENIPVYSPEFMENYLDNNDPYRYLKDRGNIQVQNMEDGETEDLQDGVEVTPFQTVKRTEHTGTLSYLIEGENKTIYYAPIIYQEWTDRELERIRDADVAIIEGCFYHSDEVGRYADNPPHPLMPDTMDELEDSDTEVIFTHLNHTNPALRENSEERAELEERGFKVAEKGMEIEL; encoded by the coding sequence TTGAAACTCGAAATACTAGGTAATGTTCAAGATGGTGGGGTACCGCATCTCGGCTGCAACTGCAGTGTCTGCGACGCAGCCCGTGAAGACAGAGACAAGATTAAATACGGTCACTCAGTTCTGCTCAAAGAAAACGATAACGACGATTCGATTCAGTACTTGATCGGTGCCTCAGCTGACATCAGGTTCCAGACAACAGGCAAAATATTTGACGGAATCTTCCTAGTCGATAATCATTTCACACATCTAGTCGGCCTCTTGTACCTTGGAGAATTCTCACTCGAAGCAGAAAATATACCGGTCTATTCTCCCGAATTCATGGAAAACTATCTCGACAACAACGACCCTTACCGATACCTGAAAGACCGGGGTAATATCCAGGTACAGAACATGGAGGACGGAGAAACAGAAGACCTACAGGACGGAGTCGAAGTAACGCCTTTCCAGACAGTCAAAAGAACAGAACACACAGGAACACTCTCCTACCTCATAGAAGGAGAAAACAAAACAATCTACTACGCACCGATCATCTACCAAGAATGGACAGACAGGGAACTGGAAAGAATCAGGGACGCCGATGTCGCAATAATCGAAGGCTGCTTCTACCACAGCGACGAAGTCGGAAGATACGCCGACAACCCACCACACCCGCTGATGCCGGACACAATGGACGAACTCGAAGACTCCGATACAGAGGTAATATTCACCCATTTGAACCACACGAATCCAGCGCTGCGTGAAAACTCGGAAGAAAGAGCCGAACTAGAAGAAAGAGGATTTAAGGTTGCTGAAAAAGGAATGGAAATAGAGTTATGA
- a CDS encoding RsmB/NOP family class I SAM-dependent RNA methyltransferase, whose amino-acid sequence MDRYKPLIDDWNAFKEQADNHPLQGIRRNPLKSKDDFEEKLGQKFDYEKSSWNENVHRVSTETPGKSMLHWRGEYYVQEESAALPVTIMDPQPGEKVLDMCAAPGGKATQMAARMNNEGLVVANDESAQRMKSLHANVYRTGSKIVSASNYDGRNIPEDEKFDRILVDAPCSGEGDRYYRNFEAADKGESVGLSRLQQDLMKKAEKLVKEGGVIVYSTCTITPTENEKVVSKVIEETDLELEKIETDAEHVRGVSSFEDEEFGAKMSKTVRVYPHHLNSGVIYVAKFKK is encoded by the coding sequence TTGGATAGATACAAACCTTTAATCGACGACTGGAATGCATTCAAAGAACAGGCAGATAACCATCCGCTGCAGGGAATCCGAAGAAATCCTCTAAAATCCAAAGATGATTTCGAGGAGAAACTAGGTCAGAAATTTGACTACGAGAAAAGTTCTTGGAACGAAAATGTCCACAGAGTCAGCACTGAGACGCCTGGAAAGTCGATGCTTCACTGGAGAGGAGAGTACTATGTCCAGGAAGAGTCAGCAGCACTTCCAGTCACGATTATGGATCCTCAGCCAGGTGAGAAAGTCCTTGATATGTGTGCTGCGCCGGGAGGTAAAGCCACGCAGATGGCAGCCAGAATGAACAACGAGGGCTTGGTTGTGGCTAACGATGAGTCGGCTCAGAGGATGAAAAGCCTTCATGCTAATGTTTACAGAACTGGAAGCAAGATCGTCTCTGCTTCAAACTACGATGGCAGAAATATTCCGGAAGACGAAAAATTTGACCGGATCTTGGTTGATGCTCCTTGCAGTGGCGAAGGAGATAGATACTACAGGAATTTTGAGGCTGCAGACAAGGGTGAGAGCGTAGGACTATCTCGATTACAACAGGACTTGATGAAGAAAGCTGAAAAACTGGTTAAAGAAGGAGGAGTAATAGTTTACTCTACCTGCACTATAACGCCTACGGAAAACGAAAAAGTAGTTTCCAAAGTAATTGAAGAAACTGATTTAGAACTGGAGAAAATTGAAACAGACGCAGAACATGTCAGAGGAGTCTCCAGCTTCGAAGATGAAGAATTTGGCGCTAAAATGAGTAAAACTGTCAGAGTCTATCCGCACCACTTGAATTCAGGGGTGATCTATGTTGCCAAATTCAAGAAATAA
- a CDS encoding NAD-dependent epimerase/dehydratase family protein, which translates to MNREVLITGGSGTVARAAGKYLTSQGIHVIGVSRSVGEDSDYFTETHKLDLLDKKDLTKLQKILEHVDAVFHLAWNVSKENFNTGEKWEGNMQMFENVMQAAEKAEVPIFINGSSIHAGTGNIPAYTAETSLENTPEPYRSSIDPEDDYDLRKEDPEKLLDPRDNEPDSPYGESKVETERKMREAVKEEEFEIGVSIRIGGVNPEDRDHLEGEPYYSSLYWSHKDLGRTLEHIVKADIEEKKGYHQFYGVSDNKGRIFNIENSFIGR; encoded by the coding sequence GTGAATCGAGAAGTTCTGATTACTGGCGGAAGCGGCACAGTTGCAAGAGCAGCAGGCAAATATTTGACCAGTCAAGGAATCCACGTCATAGGAGTCAGCAGATCGGTTGGCGAAGATTCAGATTACTTCACAGAAACCCACAAATTAGATTTACTTGACAAAAAAGACTTGACAAAACTACAGAAGATTTTAGAACACGTAGACGCAGTTTTCCACTTAGCTTGGAACGTCTCAAAGGAGAACTTCAACACAGGAGAGAAATGGGAAGGAAACATGCAGATGTTTGAAAACGTTATGCAAGCTGCGGAAAAAGCAGAAGTACCTATATTCATCAACGGTTCTTCAATCCACGCTGGAACAGGCAACATCCCTGCTTACACTGCCGAAACCAGCCTAGAAAACACTCCAGAACCATACAGAAGCAGCATCGATCCTGAAGATGACTACGACCTGAGAAAAGAAGATCCGGAAAAACTGCTGGATCCAAGAGACAACGAGCCTGACAGCCCGTACGGAGAATCAAAAGTTGAAACCGAGAGAAAAATGAGGGAAGCAGTAAAAGAAGAAGAGTTCGAAATCGGAGTAAGCATCAGAATAGGCGGAGTCAACCCGGAAGATAGGGACCACCTGGAAGGCGAGCCGTACTACTCAAGCCTATACTGGAGCCATAAAGACCTAGGAAGAACACTGGAGCACATAGTAAAAGCAGACATCGAAGAAAAGAAGGGCTACCACCAGTTCTACGGAGTATCAGACAACAAAGGCAGAATCTTCAATATAGAAAACAGCTTCATAGGCAGATAA
- a CDS encoding dihydrolipoyl dehydrogenase: MREFDVIVIGSGSGLDVASAYTGRGKEVAVIEPGPLGGTCLDRGCIPSKMLIHHADIVKNIKESEDFHIDSKINNVNFQKIIEEVNNEVTEDSNNIEEALEASDKHTLYREEARFTDEKVLEVEDEKITAEKIIVAAGSRPMTPPIEGLDELDYLTSKDALKLNYCPKEIVMIGGGYISLELAYFYSSMGSEVTILEMGEKLLKREDREISKKITELAEEKYNVHTEFSAKKVEKAAGRKTVIAENKDGVEHRFKADEVLVATGRVPNTDKLEVKNAGLEKDERGFLEVDEYLETNVDGIYALGDIAGNYMFKHSANLEAEHVFKNSHAGNKYPVDYTAMPHAVFTDPQIAGVGKTEQELEEENEKFVSVTYDYSDTGMGMALKEEDGFVKVLAAPDGEILGCHIIGPEASTLIHEVLVAMKSGNKNVKDIKDTVHIHPALNEVVQRAFNTI, encoded by the coding sequence ATGAGAGAGTTTGATGTAATCGTAATCGGTTCCGGTTCCGGACTAGATGTAGCCTCAGCGTACACAGGCAGAGGAAAAGAAGTAGCAGTCATTGAACCAGGACCACTCGGAGGAACATGCCTCGACCGCGGATGCATACCCAGTAAGATGCTGATACATCATGCAGATATTGTCAAAAACATCAAAGAATCCGAGGACTTCCACATTGACTCCAAAATAAACAATGTCAACTTCCAGAAAATAATCGAAGAAGTTAACAACGAAGTAACCGAAGATTCAAACAATATAGAGGAAGCACTGGAAGCCAGCGACAAACACACGCTCTACAGAGAAGAAGCCCGATTTACAGACGAAAAAGTACTAGAAGTAGAAGACGAGAAGATCACTGCGGAAAAAATAATCGTGGCCGCAGGCTCCAGACCAATGACCCCTCCTATAGAAGGTTTAGATGAATTAGACTACCTGACAAGCAAGGATGCATTGAAGCTGAACTACTGTCCGAAAGAAATAGTGATGATCGGCGGAGGATACATCTCACTCGAACTAGCTTATTTCTACAGCAGCATGGGATCAGAAGTAACAATACTGGAGATGGGAGAAAAACTCCTGAAGAGAGAAGACCGAGAAATATCCAAGAAAATAACAGAGCTAGCCGAAGAAAAATACAATGTCCACACAGAGTTCTCCGCAAAAAAGGTGGAGAAAGCAGCTGGAAGAAAAACAGTGATTGCGGAAAACAAAGACGGAGTAGAGCACAGATTCAAAGCAGACGAAGTACTAGTCGCAACCGGAAGAGTACCGAATACCGACAAACTCGAAGTAAAGAACGCAGGATTGGAAAAAGATGAAAGAGGATTCCTAGAAGTCGACGAATACCTGGAAACCAATGTTGACGGAATATACGCACTTGGAGATATAGCAGGGAACTACATGTTTAAGCATTCTGCGAACTTGGAAGCCGAACATGTCTTCAAGAACAGTCACGCAGGCAACAAATATCCTGTAGACTATACTGCGATGCCGCACGCCGTCTTCACAGATCCCCAAATCGCTGGAGTCGGAAAAACAGAGCAAGAACTCGAGGAAGAAAATGAAAAATTCGTATCAGTAACCTACGACTACTCAGACACCGGCATGGGCATGGCACTGAAGGAAGAAGATGGATTCGTTAAGGTTTTAGCTGCTCCTGACGGAGAAATCCTCGGCTGCCATATCATAGGACCAGAAGCCTCTACACTCATTCATGAAGTACTGGTAGCGATGAAATCCGGCAACAAAAATGTGAAAGATATCAAGGACACAGTTCACATTCATCCTGCCTTGAATGAGGTTGTGCAGAGAGCCTTCAACACGATATAG
- a CDS encoding uracil-DNA glycosylase, producing the protein MTFKEKYGDFFETLHPDYWEEERFVPAVGPEDAEVMLVGEAPGANEVEEGEPFVGRAGEKMNDVLRDIGADRDELYITNLVKIRPPDNRDPKKEEIEAWAPLLEEEIEAVDPDIILTLGNFASKEMLDTKKGISQIHGRIFSREGRKIMPVYHPAATLYDRSKTPDLEKDLRKALGKEDTGQQKLSDL; encoded by the coding sequence ATGACCTTCAAAGAAAAATACGGCGATTTCTTCGAAACACTGCATCCCGACTACTGGGAAGAAGAAAGGTTCGTCCCGGCAGTAGGTCCAGAAGACGCAGAGGTTATGCTTGTAGGCGAAGCACCAGGAGCCAACGAAGTAGAAGAAGGCGAGCCTTTCGTCGGCAGAGCAGGGGAAAAAATGAACGATGTGCTTAGAGATATCGGAGCAGACAGAGACGAACTCTACATCACCAACCTCGTCAAGATCCGTCCACCAGACAACAGAGATCCGAAAAAAGAAGAGATAGAAGCATGGGCGCCACTCCTCGAAGAAGAGATAGAGGCAGTCGACCCTGATATAATCCTTACACTAGGCAACTTCGCATCCAAAGAAATGCTAGACACAAAGAAAGGCATAAGCCAGATACACGGCCGAATATTCAGCAGAGAAGGAAGAAAAATAATGCCAGTATACCACCCGGCAGCAACCCTCTACGACAGAAGCAAAACACCAGACCTGGAAAAAGACCTGCGTAAAGCACTGGGAAAGGAAGATACTGGGCAGCAGAAGTTGAGTGATCTCTAA
- a CDS encoding NUDIX hydrolase: MSQDTKDVVQTVIKSDGEFLIAKRSKDDYWEFMGGKVKEDEDLEEAAIREINEETNLSLEEEDLKNFRRGDAYRSKDNEKYRLNPVHFRIDEEKKDSMTEKGLSNEHTDFEWIDLTKFDEYDTLGQYRALEHLGVVNGRVALAAVRKDGKYLFVKRSPENSSAGRWSFVSGGIEPGENPKEAAVRELREETSLDAEPVEKGEFFIGEGEKGFWRLEPVLMDHVSGEVDLNWELSEFEWLEAEEISDFKTLGDNKAVENWA, encoded by the coding sequence ATGAGCCAAGATACAAAAGATGTCGTCCAAACAGTGATCAAATCAGACGGAGAATTCTTGATAGCTAAGCGTTCTAAAGATGATTACTGGGAGTTCATGGGTGGCAAAGTCAAAGAAGATGAAGACCTAGAAGAGGCTGCCATCCGTGAGATTAATGAGGAAACAAATCTCAGTTTGGAAGAAGAGGATTTGAAAAACTTCAGGCGCGGTGACGCATACAGAAGCAAAGATAACGAAAAGTACAGGTTGAATCCAGTCCACTTTCGAATAGATGAAGAAAAGAAAGATTCAATGACCGAGAAAGGTCTTTCAAACGAGCACACTGATTTTGAATGGATTGACTTAACCAAGTTTGATGAATATGATACTCTGGGCCAGTACAGAGCTTTAGAGCACTTAGGCGTTGTGAATGGTAGGGTTGCTTTGGCCGCAGTCAGAAAAGACGGAAAGTATTTGTTTGTGAAGCGGAGTCCTGAGAATTCTAGTGCTGGTAGATGGAGTTTTGTATCCGGAGGCATAGAGCCGGGAGAAAATCCAAAAGAAGCTGCCGTCCGAGAACTAAGAGAGGAGACCAGTTTAGATGCTGAACCAGTCGAGAAAGGAGAGTTCTTTATCGGTGAAGGTGAAAAAGGCTTCTGGAGGCTTGAACCTGTACTGATGGATCATGTTTCTGGCGAAGTTGATTTGAACTGGGAACTTTCCGAGTTTGAGTGGTTGGAAGCTGAGGAGATTTCAGATTTCAAAACACTTGGAGATAATAAAGCAGTTGAAAACTGGGCATAA
- a CDS encoding 4a-hydroxytetrahydrobiopterin dehydratase: protein MANLSGQVCTACSGDAEKLKATEALQKMDELHDDWELEDNHHIKREFEFEDFQEALDFVNKVGEIAEEQGHHPVINDFTWGKATVKLYTHKIDGLHENDFIMAAKIDEVY, encoded by the coding sequence ATGGCTAATCTTTCTGGTCAAGTATGTACGGCTTGCAGCGGCGACGCAGAAAAACTTAAGGCAACCGAAGCACTTCAAAAAATGGATGAACTCCACGACGACTGGGAGTTAGAAGACAACCATCACATCAAGAGAGAATTCGAATTCGAGGATTTTCAAGAGGCATTAGACTTTGTTAACAAAGTTGGTGAAATCGCTGAAGAACAGGGACATCACCCAGTAATCAATGATTTTACATGGGGTAAAGCTACAGTCAAGCTTTACACGCACAAGATTGATGGTCTTCACGAGAATGATTTTATCATGGCTGCGAAGATAGATGAAGTATATTAG
- a CDS encoding lipase maturation factor family protein: MLAEAGFIAIFLGNASVETSFLVILAFRWIVFRMMLGSAIVKLRGGEEWRTLDALKTHFESQPFPGPLSWKIHSLPDKVLEYLTVLIQLPMLFLPFIYFMPQPFAAIAGILTIVFQILIFVSGNYAWLNLITAVLALSTLNDSIVQSITGLATGSASSYPYSGFLTISMILLAIFSINPILNFFSRKPAQNTSYNPFNVGNSYGAFPKVMEKHFEIGIEGEKNGEWKEYELHSSFREKDRKPVQIAPNHHMLEYILYFYVNEEIEQSDWLNRLLEKTLEHEGKTLTLYRSIPFQKPPERVRAVKYRYEFTDPEEKKQTGNYWKREKKEVLHTVN; the protein is encoded by the coding sequence ATGCTGGCTGAGGCAGGTTTTATAGCTATATTTTTGGGTAATGCTTCTGTTGAGACATCTTTCCTAGTCATACTGGCTTTTCGATGGATAGTATTTAGGATGATGCTGGGATCAGCTATTGTTAAACTTAGAGGCGGAGAAGAATGGAGAACTCTAGATGCTTTAAAAACTCATTTTGAGTCGCAGCCTTTCCCAGGTCCGTTAAGCTGGAAGATCCACAGTCTCCCAGATAAAGTTCTAGAATATTTGACAGTTCTGATTCAGTTACCAATGCTTTTTCTTCCGTTCATCTACTTTATGCCACAGCCATTTGCCGCTATAGCCGGAATTCTGACAATAGTGTTCCAAATTCTGATCTTTGTCTCCGGAAACTATGCCTGGCTTAACCTGATTACAGCTGTACTAGCACTCAGCACATTAAATGACAGTATTGTCCAAAGCATCACTGGTCTGGCTACAGGCTCGGCTTCTTCCTATCCTTACTCTGGTTTTCTGACCATTTCCATGATTTTGCTCGCCATCTTCAGTATAAACCCGATTCTGAACTTTTTCTCAAGAAAACCTGCTCAGAACACCAGCTACAACCCCTTCAATGTCGGCAACTCATATGGAGCATTCCCTAAAGTTATGGAGAAGCACTTTGAGATAGGTATAGAAGGCGAGAAAAACGGTGAGTGGAAAGAGTACGAGCTTCACTCAAGCTTTCGGGAAAAAGATAGAAAGCCGGTTCAAATAGCACCGAACCATCACATGCTGGAGTATATTCTCTACTTCTATGTGAATGAGGAAATAGAGCAAAGTGACTGGTTGAATCGACTACTGGAGAAAACTTTGGAACATGAAGGAAAAACACTGACTCTTTACAGATCCATTCCTTTCCAGAAACCTCCTGAAAGAGTAAGAGCTGTAAAATACAGATACGAGTTCACTGATCCAGAAGAAAAGAAACAAACCGGCAACTACTGGAAACGAGAAAAGAAAGAAGTACTGCATACAGTGAATTAA
- a CDS encoding thioredoxin domain-containing protein yields the protein MTLYEFFGDGCPHCEKMAPKVDQLEEEEDVEVEQLEVWNNQENAEKQKELDDGKCGGVPFFYNTESEEWICGETELDTLKDWADSREV from the coding sequence ATGACACTTTACGAGTTCTTTGGCGACGGATGCCCACACTGCGAAAAGATGGCGCCGAAAGTCGACCAGTTGGAAGAAGAGGAAGATGTAGAAGTTGAACAACTGGAAGTCTGGAACAATCAGGAGAACGCCGAGAAGCAGAAAGAACTGGATGATGGAAAATGCGGCGGAGTACCGTTCTTCTACAACACAGAATCAGAGGAATGGATCTGCGGCGAGACCGAGCTGGATACATTGAAAGACTGGGCAGACAGCAGAGAGGTCTAA